One genomic window of Polyangiaceae bacterium includes the following:
- a CDS encoding YajQ family cyclic di-GMP-binding protein has protein sequence MPSFDVVSKVDHSEIKNALNQAQKEVSQRFDFKGTDSALEQKDTVLSVSSNSEERARAAWDVLVEKLVRRKVSLKHFDVGDPQKTAKGGAKIQITIKEGIDKEPASQIVKLIKDKKLKVQAAIQGDTVRVTGKKRDDLQEVIGVLKSADLNLELQYVNFRD, from the coding sequence ATGCCGTCATTTGACGTGGTGTCGAAGGTCGACCACTCGGAAATCAAGAACGCCCTGAATCAAGCGCAGAAGGAAGTCTCTCAGCGCTTCGATTTCAAGGGCACGGACTCTGCGCTGGAGCAGAAGGACACTGTCTTGAGCGTTAGCTCGAACAGCGAAGAGCGGGCACGTGCGGCGTGGGACGTGCTGGTGGAGAAGCTCGTGCGCCGTAAGGTGAGCCTGAAGCACTTTGACGTGGGTGATCCACAGAAGACCGCTAAGGGCGGCGCGAAGATCCAGATCACGATCAAGGAAGGCATCGACAAGGAGCCGGCGTCGCAGATCGTGAAGCTCATCAAAGACAAGAAGCTGAAGGTCCAGGCCGCCATTCAGGGCGACACCGTGCGTGTGACCGGCAAGAAGCGCGATGACCTGCAGGAGGTGATCGGCGTGCTCAAATCCGCAGACCTCAACCTCGAACTGCAGTACGTGAACTTTCGTGACTGA
- a CDS encoding bifunctional folylpolyglutamate synthase/dihydrofolate synthase: protein MPDLKETLERLYALVPRGTKLGLERVEEVCAQFGNPQETFDAVHVAGTNGKGSVCAFVASSARAAGKKVGLYTSPHLSRFAERIQIDGQPISDDLLVELLTEVMDKGPDLTFFEVATVAAFLAFARAEVDLAVLEVGLGGRLDATNVIPPPKVAAITRVAFDHMNYLGDSLAAIGKEKAGIIKSGTKVVLGRIHPDAREQIDLRVKEVGAEIVELGPAEPIPGARIAYPRLAMFGSNLAVANTIARELGIGTDALLKGIENTVWPGRNELLHRNNQDLTLLDCAHNPDATVALSHVLDPSLLGEIESRREVALVFGAVKRKNWRAMMRRLESTAGHKVFVAPPVADAVDPHEIAERFTGDVAGSVAEALTRARNLVGPRGVVVVTGSTYLVGAARSMLLGLPSDPPVEL, encoded by the coding sequence TTGCCTGACCTGAAAGAGACTTTGGAACGGCTCTACGCCTTAGTTCCGCGAGGCACCAAGCTGGGGCTCGAACGGGTAGAGGAAGTGTGCGCCCAGTTCGGCAACCCGCAGGAAACGTTCGACGCGGTGCATGTCGCCGGCACGAACGGCAAGGGCAGCGTATGCGCGTTCGTGGCTTCCTCCGCACGCGCCGCCGGCAAGAAAGTGGGCCTCTACACCAGCCCACACCTCTCGCGTTTCGCCGAGCGCATCCAGATCGACGGCCAGCCGATTAGCGATGATCTGCTAGTCGAGTTGTTGACCGAGGTGATGGACAAGGGACCGGACCTCACCTTCTTCGAGGTGGCAACGGTCGCGGCGTTCCTGGCGTTTGCACGCGCCGAGGTGGATCTGGCAGTGCTCGAAGTCGGCCTTGGTGGCCGCCTGGATGCCACCAACGTGATCCCACCACCAAAGGTCGCCGCGATCACCCGCGTTGCCTTCGATCACATGAACTACCTCGGGGACTCCTTAGCCGCGATTGGCAAGGAGAAGGCCGGGATCATCAAGTCGGGTACCAAGGTAGTGCTCGGCCGCATCCATCCCGACGCGCGCGAGCAGATCGACCTACGGGTCAAAGAGGTCGGCGCCGAAATCGTGGAGCTTGGTCCTGCGGAGCCCATTCCCGGCGCGCGCATCGCCTACCCGCGCCTGGCCATGTTCGGCTCGAACCTAGCCGTTGCGAACACCATCGCTCGTGAGCTCGGGATCGGTACGGACGCGCTGCTCAAGGGGATCGAGAATACGGTCTGGCCAGGGCGCAACGAGCTCCTGCACCGCAACAACCAAGATCTCACGCTGCTCGACTGCGCTCACAACCCGGACGCCACCGTAGCGCTCAGCCACGTGCTCGATCCGAGCTTGCTTGGGGAGATCGAGTCGCGTCGCGAAGTCGCCCTCGTGTTCGGCGCGGTCAAGCGCAAGAACTGGCGGGCGATGATGCGTCGCCTGGAGTCGACGGCGGGGCACAAGGTGTTTGTCGCTCCCCCGGTTGCTGACGCCGTGGATCCTCATGAAATCGCCGAACGCTTCACTGGCGACGTCGCGGGCAGCGTGGCCGAAGCACTGACCCGCGCGCGGAACCTAGTGGGGCCACGCGGCGTGGTCGTCGTCACCGGTTCGACCTACTTGGTAGGCGCTGCCCGCTCGATGCTGCTCGGCTTGCCCTCAGATCCTCCCGTCGAGCTCTGA
- a CDS encoding tetratricopeptide repeat protein: MYGANVALTGRDAEMARLKRARDDVATSSEARIVTLVGPTGTGKSRILEELARELAASSSLPRVFRGRAREGAAPFAVFARLLRHRFGVYEGLDKEAARGRVRSEVARVLDDRKVEDVAHFMGQLMDLDFLESPLTRALADDPVQARLVQRAVVRNFFESDAAQAPMCLVFEDLHFADDDSLDLLRYLAENMMAPILVLCTARSELLARHEDWGTIGGARHQLIEVGPLGPEESAQVAKAMLSPCEGGAPEALVEAAVNLAGGNPGLLEQMVRIFHDVGVLTVKGDPQDGPWGVNLDRLASARLPLTVEDAVAARIAALSNEQRRVLEHGATMGSVFWQGALLALMRMDSPPPDLWSADAADDEEQLERLLGELIARDYLLKLPDSAFPGETEYVFKHNLEREKVASLTSAALSRRYHQTIADWLSQQAGTKTSEESLVMLGKHLERAGARIQAGEAYLRAGDVARSGFGSKKAADHFSKGLELLGDTDARRRIDALHDYGDVLWIAGRSDEAQAAFRQMQQLAFQLNLKAKGGAAHNRIGRLFRDTGDLQRAFDHLNTGLGLFSAVNDERGVAASHDDLGKLLWIKGEYAAALRDMKTALEIRRRLGDRRSIALSLNNIGLVWMDHGRAAKAQEALEAALTIRKEISDPIGVVETLANLGRIAKQQGDLQRALELFGEAYDVAREMGEKGRIAVVLTCLGDTKTALGEAEQALKLLKQAEQICDELGDKLNLGEVKRVLADAYLAQDQLRPARESIKQAVDLFGRVRSKAHLAIALRTLADVTAAGAWGEGHEGKAVDYYMRSIALCKEIGNELEEAKSYRAFAAYVTSSPHYKGNQDIQREAARLSVIADEIFKRHRIGPLGTDPGSMRPPSGSIP, encoded by the coding sequence ATGTACGGGGCGAACGTCGCGCTAACCGGAAGAGACGCCGAGATGGCTCGCTTGAAGCGAGCGCGAGATGATGTGGCGACCAGCTCCGAGGCACGCATCGTGACCTTGGTCGGCCCCACTGGAACCGGAAAGAGTCGCATCCTGGAGGAGCTGGCCCGAGAGCTTGCGGCGAGTTCGAGCTTGCCACGGGTGTTTCGTGGTCGTGCCCGGGAGGGTGCAGCGCCCTTCGCGGTGTTCGCGCGCCTCCTGCGCCATCGTTTCGGTGTCTACGAGGGACTCGACAAGGAGGCGGCACGCGGGCGTGTTCGCTCTGAGGTTGCTCGCGTTCTGGACGACCGAAAGGTCGAGGACGTCGCCCACTTCATGGGGCAGCTGATGGATCTCGACTTCCTGGAGAGCCCGCTCACACGCGCCCTGGCTGACGATCCGGTGCAGGCCCGCCTGGTCCAGCGTGCCGTTGTGAGGAACTTCTTCGAGAGCGACGCGGCCCAAGCGCCGATGTGTTTGGTCTTCGAGGACTTGCACTTCGCGGACGACGACTCGCTCGATCTGTTGCGTTACCTTGCGGAAAATATGATGGCCCCGATCCTCGTGCTGTGCACGGCCCGCTCGGAGCTACTCGCGAGGCACGAAGACTGGGGGACGATCGGCGGCGCTCGCCATCAGCTGATCGAGGTTGGGCCCCTTGGGCCAGAGGAGTCCGCGCAGGTGGCGAAGGCCATGCTGAGCCCTTGCGAAGGAGGCGCTCCAGAGGCGCTGGTTGAAGCGGCGGTGAACCTGGCCGGCGGCAACCCCGGGTTGCTCGAGCAGATGGTCCGTATTTTCCACGACGTCGGTGTGCTCACCGTCAAGGGCGACCCTCAAGATGGCCCCTGGGGAGTCAACCTGGATCGCCTCGCCAGCGCCCGGCTTCCACTCACCGTCGAGGACGCGGTGGCCGCACGCATCGCCGCGCTGAGCAATGAGCAACGCCGGGTGCTCGAGCACGGCGCCACGATGGGCAGCGTCTTCTGGCAGGGCGCTTTGCTCGCCCTCATGCGCATGGATAGTCCACCTCCGGATCTCTGGTCGGCGGATGCGGCGGACGACGAGGAACAGCTCGAACGCCTGCTTGGTGAGCTGATTGCCCGCGACTACCTGCTCAAGTTGCCCGACTCTGCGTTCCCCGGGGAAACGGAGTACGTCTTCAAGCACAACCTCGAGCGCGAGAAGGTGGCCAGCCTCACCAGCGCAGCGCTCTCCCGGCGCTATCACCAGACGATCGCGGACTGGCTGAGTCAGCAGGCGGGCACCAAGACCTCGGAGGAGAGCTTGGTGATGCTCGGCAAGCACCTGGAACGGGCGGGAGCGCGCATTCAAGCGGGTGAAGCCTACTTGCGCGCGGGCGATGTGGCGCGTTCGGGCTTTGGTTCAAAGAAGGCCGCGGATCACTTCTCGAAAGGGCTCGAGCTCCTGGGGGACACCGACGCACGGCGCCGCATCGACGCGCTCCACGACTACGGCGACGTGCTCTGGATCGCTGGTCGCAGCGACGAAGCCCAGGCGGCCTTTCGGCAGATGCAGCAGCTGGCCTTTCAGCTGAACCTCAAGGCCAAGGGGGGCGCGGCGCACAACCGCATCGGGCGCCTATTCCGCGACACCGGTGACTTACAGCGTGCCTTCGATCACCTGAACACGGGGCTCGGGCTGTTTTCAGCGGTAAACGACGAGCGCGGCGTTGCGGCGAGCCACGATGACTTGGGGAAGCTCCTGTGGATCAAGGGGGAGTACGCGGCGGCGCTGCGCGACATGAAGACCGCGCTGGAGATCCGGCGGAGGCTCGGAGATCGCCGCAGCATCGCGCTCAGCCTGAACAACATCGGCCTGGTGTGGATGGACCACGGGCGAGCCGCGAAGGCGCAGGAGGCGCTCGAAGCCGCACTCACTATCCGTAAGGAAATTTCGGATCCGATCGGTGTGGTGGAGACACTGGCGAATCTCGGTCGCATCGCGAAGCAGCAGGGAGATCTGCAGCGCGCCCTCGAACTCTTCGGTGAGGCCTACGATGTTGCGCGAGAAATGGGCGAAAAGGGTCGTATCGCCGTGGTGCTGACCTGCTTGGGCGACACGAAGACTGCACTGGGCGAGGCCGAACAGGCGCTGAAGCTCCTGAAGCAAGCCGAGCAAATCTGCGACGAATTGGGCGACAAGCTGAACCTAGGTGAGGTGAAGCGAGTGCTGGCTGACGCCTACCTGGCTCAAGATCAGCTGCGCCCCGCTCGCGAGTCGATCAAGCAGGCAGTCGATTTGTTCGGCCGCGTGCGTTCGAAGGCGCACCTGGCGATCGCGCTGCGAACGCTAGCCGACGTCACGGCTGCTGGCGCCTGGGGCGAGGGCCACGAAGGCAAAGCGGTCGACTACTACATGCGCTCCATCGCGCTCTGCAAAGAGATCGGAAACGAACTCGAAGAGGCGAAGAGCTATCGCGCGTTCGCGGCCTACGTCACCTCATCGCCGCACTACAAAGGCAACCAGGACATTCAGCGCGAGGCCGCACGCCTCAGCGTGATCGCCGACGAGATCTTCAAGCGTCATCGCATTGGGCCACTCGGTACGGATCCTGGCTCGATGCGCCCTCCAAGCGGCAGCATCCCGTAG
- the dut gene encoding dUTP diphosphatase, with the protein MQPKVLLKRVGEVEVPLPRYQTPESAGLDLCAALKEAVTLAPGKRQLIPTGLAMAIPRGYEGQVRPRSGLALKHGISIVNSPGTIDSDYRGEVAIVLINLGEEPYAVEPLSRIAQLVIAPVTQASLELASELDDTERGAGGYGSTGV; encoded by the coding sequence ATGCAGCCCAAGGTCCTGTTGAAGCGAGTTGGTGAAGTCGAAGTTCCGTTGCCCCGCTATCAGACGCCGGAGAGCGCCGGCCTCGATCTGTGCGCTGCGCTGAAGGAAGCCGTAACGCTCGCGCCGGGCAAGCGGCAGCTGATCCCCACCGGTCTGGCGATGGCGATACCGCGCGGATATGAAGGGCAGGTGAGGCCACGTAGCGGTCTCGCGCTGAAGCACGGCATCTCCATCGTCAACTCCCCGGGCACCATCGACAGCGACTACCGCGGTGAGGTGGCGATCGTGTTGATCAACCTGGGCGAGGAGCCTTACGCCGTGGAGCCGCTTTCACGCATCGCCCAGCTGGTGATCGCGCCGGTGACCCAGGCGAGCCTGGAGCTCGCGTCGGAGCTCGATGACACCGAGCGCGGCGCGGGTGGCTACGGCTCGACCGGCGTCTGA
- a CDS encoding alpha/beta fold hydrolase, with amino-acid sequence MGKVEGKRDGWLGTGDPGTRRVSGSAPAILALHGFGGTPVEVELLMDVAKGLGLQGLAPVLPGHGSHPDDLAKTRFSDWLRGAEQNLSELYTKSGSRPLCVAGLSMGSLLALELALRHPERVRCLVLLSNALWLRSPFPARALDWAGRLGLPDFQLPKLASDLGDPVARKNHLTYASQPVHAAVDLHEAAKRLRERLSEVRCPTFLIHGAQDRLCPMKNADLAARAMTRAETRILILPRSRHIVTRDIERRELERRLAGYLREQLELPQSAGLQTPVEP; translated from the coding sequence GTGGGGAAGGTTGAGGGCAAGCGCGACGGTTGGCTCGGTACGGGCGATCCTGGCACGCGCCGGGTGAGCGGATCCGCACCGGCAATCTTGGCGCTACACGGCTTTGGCGGAACACCAGTCGAAGTCGAGCTTCTGATGGATGTGGCCAAGGGACTCGGGCTCCAGGGACTCGCTCCGGTGCTTCCTGGACACGGCAGCCACCCTGATGATCTCGCTAAGACACGGTTCAGCGACTGGCTGCGCGGCGCTGAACAAAACCTGAGTGAGCTGTACACCAAGAGCGGTAGTCGACCGCTGTGCGTCGCCGGCCTGTCCATGGGCAGCTTGCTGGCGCTGGAGCTGGCGCTACGCCATCCAGAGCGCGTGCGCTGCCTGGTACTGCTCTCGAACGCGCTGTGGCTGCGCAGCCCATTTCCGGCGCGTGCCCTCGACTGGGCCGGCCGCCTAGGGCTACCCGACTTTCAGCTGCCCAAGCTCGCGAGCGATCTCGGCGATCCAGTGGCTCGCAAGAATCACCTCACCTACGCCTCGCAACCGGTGCACGCGGCGGTCGATCTTCACGAGGCTGCCAAGCGCCTGCGGGAGCGGCTGAGCGAAGTGCGTTGCCCCACGTTCTTGATCCATGGCGCTCAGGATCGCCTGTGCCCGATGAAAAACGCGGATCTCGCGGCGCGCGCGATGACCCGCGCGGAAACGCGCATCCTCATCTTGCCACGCAGCCGCCACATCGTCACCCGAGACATCGAGCGCCGAGAGCTAGAGCGGCGCCTAGCTGGCTACCTCAGGGAACAGCTCGAGCTGCCCCAGTCAGCTGGGCTTCAGACGCCGGTCGAGCCGTAG
- a CDS encoding sigma-54-dependent Fis family transcriptional regulator, whose amino-acid sequence MSSEPQELSQVSPTVLVVDDEKNIRRTLEMVLTGEGYQVLSAGSAEEGLDAIGNPSQPVDLAIFDLKLPGMSGLDALEKLRGDDASKDLPVIVISGHATVHDAVNAIKLGASDFFEKPLNRERVLVSVSNCIRTARLTRTVEAMRGELEARYEMIGTSPAMQKLFQDIDKVAPTRASVLITGESGTGKELVSRAVHRLSPRMDAPFVKVNCAAIPKELIESELFGHEKGSFTGAQARKRGFFEQAHGGTLFLDEIGDMDLSAQAKVLRALQNGEIIRVGSEHVINVDVRVLAATNKDLAKEVSGGRFREDLYFRLDVFPIRVPALRERPGDVRLLADAFVNSFCNDNGLKQKRIDPAVYEALSQRKWPGNVRELKNVVERAAILSSDVITIADLPEDPHVSPFDDDADTDDAGTESEAARADAPQITGPDGERLSLREYREAAERAYIVDTLVEFDWNISKAAVTLGVERTNLHKKIRAYGIKRGEG is encoded by the coding sequence ATGAGTAGCGAGCCCCAAGAGCTGAGCCAGGTGTCCCCCACGGTCCTGGTCGTCGACGACGAGAAGAACATCCGCCGCACTTTGGAGATGGTGCTCACCGGTGAGGGCTATCAGGTGCTCTCCGCGGGCAGCGCGGAGGAAGGGTTGGATGCCATCGGCAACCCGAGCCAGCCCGTGGACTTGGCGATTTTCGACTTGAAGCTGCCGGGGATGAGCGGGCTCGACGCGCTGGAGAAGCTCCGCGGCGACGACGCCAGCAAGGACCTGCCCGTGATCGTGATCAGCGGCCACGCGACGGTGCATGACGCGGTGAACGCCATCAAGCTCGGCGCGAGTGACTTCTTCGAGAAGCCGCTGAATCGCGAGCGTGTACTCGTCAGCGTCAGCAACTGTATCCGCACGGCACGTCTGACGCGCACGGTCGAGGCCATGCGCGGCGAGCTCGAGGCTCGCTACGAGATGATCGGGACCAGCCCTGCGATGCAGAAGCTGTTTCAGGACATCGACAAGGTCGCGCCGACTCGCGCCAGCGTGTTGATCACCGGCGAAAGCGGCACTGGCAAGGAGCTGGTGAGCCGCGCGGTGCACCGCTTGAGCCCGCGCATGGACGCGCCGTTCGTTAAGGTCAACTGCGCGGCGATCCCCAAGGAGCTGATCGAGAGCGAGCTGTTTGGCCACGAAAAAGGCAGCTTCACCGGCGCTCAGGCGCGTAAGCGCGGCTTCTTCGAGCAGGCCCACGGCGGCACGCTGTTCCTCGACGAGATCGGCGACATGGACCTCTCGGCGCAGGCAAAGGTGCTGCGCGCGCTGCAAAACGGCGAGATCATCCGGGTCGGTAGTGAACACGTGATCAACGTCGACGTGCGAGTGCTGGCGGCGACGAACAAGGACCTAGCCAAAGAAGTATCCGGAGGGCGCTTCCGCGAGGATTTATACTTCCGACTCGACGTGTTCCCGATCCGGGTTCCGGCGCTGCGCGAACGACCGGGCGATGTGCGGCTCTTGGCAGACGCCTTCGTGAACAGCTTCTGTAACGACAACGGGCTGAAGCAGAAGCGCATCGACCCCGCGGTGTACGAAGCGCTCTCGCAGCGCAAGTGGCCAGGTAACGTGCGGGAGCTGAAGAACGTGGTGGAGCGGGCGGCGATCCTCTCGAGTGACGTGATCACGATCGCGGATCTCCCAGAAGACCCGCACGTCTCGCCGTTCGACGATGACGCGGACACCGACGACGCAGGCACCGAGAGCGAGGCCGCCCGCGCGGATGCCCCGCAGATCACTGGCCCCGATGGCGAGAGACTGTCACTGCGGGAATACCGGGAAGCTGCGGAGCGAGCTTATATCGTGGACACGCTGGTCGAATTCGACTGGAACATCTCCAAGGCAGCGGTGACCCTTGGGGTCGAGCGCACCAACTTGCACAAGAAGATTCGAGCGTATGGCATCAAGCGTGGGGAAGGTTGA
- a CDS encoding four helix bundle protein, with amino-acid sequence MLRIYPVVLSLVETLSPLIRQLERHDPDLARQCRRALASAPLNLAEGSYSRGRNRKARYHTALGSLREALACLEVGTAMGYLPPVTPALRAEFDRILGTLVRLVGGH; translated from the coding sequence ATGCTTCGCATCTATCCCGTCGTTCTTTCGTTGGTGGAGACCCTCTCGCCCCTCATTCGGCAACTGGAGCGCCACGACCCCGATCTCGCTCGCCAGTGTCGGCGGGCGCTTGCGAGCGCGCCGCTGAACCTCGCAGAAGGCAGCTACAGCCGCGGCCGCAACCGCAAGGCGCGCTACCACACCGCGCTCGGCTCTCTTAGAGAGGCGCTCGCTTGTCTGGAAGTTGGTACCGCCATGGGTTACCTCCCACCGGTCACACCCGCCCTACGCGCCGAGTTTGACCGCATCCTGGGCACCTTGGTGCGGTTGGTGGGCGGCCACTGA
- a CDS encoding four helix bundle protein produces MSLRIQASAVEAIALLRPLMPRLCRFDLALAKQISRSASSIALNLGEGAHSSGGTRRQRYLSAAGSASETRSALEVAQAWGYLSEADCEPVRAHLEHILAVLWKLTHA; encoded by the coding sequence ATGTCATTGCGAATTCAGGCGAGCGCCGTGGAGGCTATTGCGCTCCTCCGTCCCCTCATGCCGCGGCTTTGCCGCTTCGATCTCGCGCTTGCGAAGCAGATCTCCCGCAGCGCCTCGAGTATCGCGCTGAATCTCGGCGAAGGCGCGCACTCGAGCGGCGGCACTCGCCGCCAGCGGTACTTGAGCGCCGCTGGGTCCGCCAGCGAAACCCGCAGCGCGCTGGAGGTTGCGCAAGCTTGGGGCTACCTGAGCGAGGCGGACTGCGAGCCGGTGCGCGCGCACCTCGAGCACATCCTCGCGGTGCTTTGGAAGCTCACGCACGCCTAG
- a CDS encoding tetratricopeptide repeat protein, which translates to MRSLSDLEQPAKATSKVWRSGRRPLLRAVSVALVAGSALFSAMGCTPARPAENPLEYTENARRAYEEALEAYFDKDWEQAVLLFEEIRRNYGYTRYARLAELRIADAAYHQDKYAEAIAGYKAFVSDYPNDPEVPYARLRIVKGLFAQTSDTFLLPPLEERDLANVSDAYVELNKFLADFPGHEDRRELDYMLEVVTGLLARHELYVARFYLREDRFEAAVARAQYALRNFEGSGLEAEAMVLLGETYLKMKKKKLAEASFRRVLQQYPASPFTLPARNFLKQMGLDPTTAAVALPDPVPKAPEGEGPGAGIEEEEPGLEGAEPSIRN; encoded by the coding sequence ATGCGTAGCCTTTCAGACCTCGAGCAACCGGCCAAAGCCACCAGCAAAGTGTGGCGGTCCGGCCGCCGCCCGCTCCTCCGCGCTGTGAGCGTGGCGTTGGTGGCGGGTTCGGCGCTGTTTTCGGCGATGGGCTGCACCCCGGCGCGCCCTGCGGAAAATCCGCTCGAGTACACGGAGAACGCCCGACGCGCCTATGAGGAAGCCCTGGAAGCGTATTTCGACAAGGACTGGGAGCAAGCCGTCCTGCTGTTCGAAGAGATCCGGCGCAACTACGGCTACACCCGCTACGCCCGGCTAGCCGAACTCCGCATCGCGGACGCGGCCTACCACCAGGACAAGTACGCGGAGGCGATCGCCGGCTACAAAGCGTTCGTCAGCGACTACCCGAACGACCCGGAGGTGCCCTACGCGCGCCTACGCATCGTCAAAGGCCTGTTCGCACAGACGTCCGACACCTTCTTGCTGCCTCCCTTGGAGGAACGCGATCTGGCGAACGTCAGCGACGCCTACGTGGAGCTGAACAAGTTCCTCGCTGATTTTCCCGGCCACGAGGATCGCCGCGAGCTCGACTACATGCTCGAGGTGGTCACTGGCCTGCTCGCGCGCCACGAACTCTACGTCGCCCGGTTCTATCTGCGAGAGGACCGGTTCGAAGCCGCAGTCGCCCGCGCCCAGTACGCTCTCAGAAACTTCGAAGGCTCGGGCCTGGAAGCGGAAGCCATGGTGCTGCTGGGCGAGACATACCTGAAGATGAAGAAGAAGAAGCTCGCCGAAGCTTCCTTCCGTCGAGTCTTGCAGCAGTACCCCGCGAGCCCGTTCACGTTGCCGGCGCGCAACTTCCTCAAGCAAATGGGCTTGGACCCGACCACCGCCGCGGTGGCACTGCCGGATCCTGTGCCGAAGGCGCCGGAGGGCGAGGGCCCGGGCGCGGGCATTGAGGAAGAAGAGCCGGGGCTCGAAGGGGCAGAGCCGAGCATCAGGAACTGA
- the greA gene encoding transcription elongation factor GreA yields the protein MAESFPMTPQGAKKLKEELQRLKEERPKISRDIETAREHGDLKENAEYHAAKERQGMVEARLKDIEAKLALSEIIDPTKLSGDRIKFGATVTLSNIDTGEELKYQIVGADEADIDEGTISISAPLARALIGKETGDEVRVTMPAGQRVFEVVDVEFV from the coding sequence ATGGCTGAATCGTTTCCAATGACGCCCCAGGGTGCAAAGAAGCTCAAGGAGGAGCTGCAGCGCCTCAAGGAAGAGCGCCCCAAGATCTCCCGCGACATCGAGACCGCTCGTGAGCACGGGGATCTCAAGGAGAACGCCGAATATCACGCGGCGAAAGAGCGCCAAGGGATGGTCGAAGCCCGGCTCAAGGACATCGAGGCCAAGCTGGCGCTGTCGGAGATCATCGATCCCACCAAGCTCAGCGGTGATCGCATCAAGTTTGGCGCGACCGTCACGCTGTCGAATATCGATACAGGCGAGGAGCTCAAGTATCAGATCGTCGGCGCAGACGAGGCGGACATCGATGAGGGCACCATCAGCATCTCGGCGCCCCTCGCCCGCGCGCTGATTGGCAAGGAGACCGGGGACGAAGTTCGTGTGACGATGCCGGCTGGCCAACGGGTTTTCGAGGTCGTGGACGTCGAGTTCGTTTAG